The Sesamum indicum cultivar Zhongzhi No. 13 linkage group LG1, S_indicum_v1.0, whole genome shotgun sequence genome includes a window with the following:
- the LOC105165539 gene encoding glycine--tRNA ligase, mitochondrial 1 isoform X2, with product MLEVDCPCVTPEIVLKASGHVDKFTDLMVNDEKSGTCYRADHLLKDYCTDKLQKDPNLSAEKAANLRHVLAVLDDLSVEEVAAKIKEYGITAPDTKNNLSNPYPFNLMFQTSIGPSGSSPGYMRPETAQGIFVNFKELYYYNGNKLPFAAAQIGQAFRNEISPRQGLLRVREFTLAEIEHFLDPEDKSHPKFSEISNLEIFMFPREDQVSGRSARIITIGQAVSQGIVNNESLGYFIGRVYLFLTHLGIHKDRLRFRQHLANEMAHYAADCWDAEIECSYGWIECVGIADRSAYDLRAHADKSGMPLVAYEKYPEPREVEKLVIVPSKKQLGLAFKGNQKMVAEALEAMGEKEAMELKATLEAEGEAKFRICTIDKEVIIKKDMLSISKEKKKEHQRLFTPSVIEPSFGIGRIIYCLYEHSFYTRASKDGDEQLNIFRFPPLVAPIKCTVFPLVQNQQYKEVAKRIAKSLTTVGISHKIDITGTSIGKRYARTDELGVPFAITVDSASSVTLRERDSKQQIRVNVDEVASVIKELTDGVSKWPNILLRYPIHSSRPAVTGV from the exons ATGTTAGAAGTTGATTGTCCCTGTGTTACACCAGAAATTGTCCTGAAGGCATCGGGCCATGTTGATAAGTTCACTGACCTTATGGTTAATGATGAAAAGAGTGGAACTTGTTACCGAGCAGATCACTTACTCAAGGATTATTGCACAGACAAGCTTCAGAAAGACCCTAACCTTAGTGCAGAGAAGGCAGCTAATCTGAGACATGTTCTTGCTGTTCTGGATGACCTATCTGTAGAGGAGGTTGCTGCCAAGATCAAGGAATATGGCATTACTGCTCCAGATACAAAGAACAATCTCTCCAATCCGTATCCTTTCAATCTAATGTTTCAGACATCAATTGGGCCATCTGGATCAAGCCCCGG GTACATGCGTCCTGAGACTGCTCAAGgcatttttgtgaattttaaggAGTTATATTACTATAATGGCAACAAGCTTCCTTTTGCAGCTGCACAGATTGGCCAAGCTTTCCGGAATGAG ATATCTCCACGGCAAGGTCTTTTAAGGGTCCGTGAATTTACGCTAGCTGAGATTGAACATTTTTTGGATCCTGAGGACAAGTCACACCctaaattttctgaaatttcaaatttggaaATTTTCATGTTCCCAAGGGAAGACCAGGTGTCTGGACGATCAGCAAGGATCATAACTATTGGCCAAGCAGTTTCTCAG GGGATTGTCAATAACGAATCACTTGGTTATTTCATTGGGAGAGTATACTTGTTTTTAACCCATCTTGGGATTCATAAAGACCGTCTACGTTTCCGCCAACATCTAGCAAATGAGATGGCACACTATGCTGCAGACTGTTGGGATGCTGAAATTGAATGCTCTTATGGTTGGATTGAGTGTGTTGGTATTGCCGATAGATCAGCATATGATTTGCGAGCTCATGCG GATAAAAGTGGTATGCCCCTGGTGGCATATGAGAAGTATCCAGAACCTAGAGAAGTGGAG AAACTTGTAATAGTCCCATCTAAGAAACAGCTGGGTCTTGCTTTCAAGGGCAACCAGAAGATGGTGGCTGAAGCATTGGAg GCTATGGGGGAAAAGGAAGCTATGGAGTTGAAAGCAACTTTGGAAGCTGAGGGAGAGGCAAAGTTCCGCATTTGCACTATTGACAAAGAAGTGATCATAAAGAAAGATATGTTATCGATCtccaaagagaagaaaaaggaacatCAAAGGCTTTTCACACCGTCAGTAATTGAACCATCATTTGGCATTGGAAGGATAATATACTGTCTCTATGAACATTCATTTTATACAAGGGCTAGTAAAGATGGAGATGAACAATTGAACATCTTCCGTTTCCCTCCACTGGTAGCTCCAATAAAGTGTACAGTATTTCCTCTTGTTCAGAATCAACAATACAAGGAAGTTGCCAAAAGGATTGCCAAGTCATTAACCACTGTTGGGATTTCCCACAAGATTGACATAACAG GTACCTCAATAGGAAAGAGATATGCAAGAACTGATGAACTCGGAGTTCCTTTTGCCATTACAGTTGATTCTGCATCCTCAGTTACTCTCCGAGAAAGAGATAGCAAGCAGCAAATTCGTGTTAATGTGGATGAGGTGGCATCTGTGATTAAAGAGTTAACTGATGGTGTGAGCAAATGGCCCAACATATTGTTGAGATACCCTATTCATTCATCTCGACCAGCAGTAACTGGAGTTTAG
- the LOC105165522 gene encoding uncharacterized protein At4g14100-like: MKENISLPPKPTSISFSLSLLFLPLLAAATDPVPTPWPLQFHSILLMNNTKGLLQVVDLWYDWPNGRNFNIIQHQLGKKLYDLEWDNGTSYYYTLDANKECKIRHFPVGILRPNWLDGAKYLGQVYRDGFLCNVWEKVDFIWYYEDVATKRPVSWAFFSGMIGHVMTFEVGQVLDDPNWQAPVYCFEGAKQEHKAVLELPFEYRGLVREFLSIPMVI; the protein is encoded by the exons ATGAAGGAAAACATTTCCCTTCCCCCAAAACCCACTTCTATTTCCTTTTCCCTTTCACTTCTCTTCCTCCCTTTACTCGCAGCCGCAACCGACCCGGTGCCTACCCCATGGCCGCTCCAATTCCACTCAATTCTCTTAATGAACAACACCAAAGGGCTCCTCCAAGTAGTGGACCTCTGGTACGACTGGCCCAACGGCAGAAACTTCAACATTATCCAACACCAACTGGGCAAAAAGCTCTATGATTTGGAGTGGGATAACGGGACTTCCTATTATTACACATTGGACGCCAATAAGGAGTGCAAGATCAGGCATTTTCCAGTGGGAATTCTGAGGCCGAATTGGCTTGACGGGGCAAAATACCTTGGCCAGGTTTATAGGGATGGGTTTCTCTGCAATGTGTGGGAGAAGGTTGATTTCATTTGGTATTATGAGGATGTTGCTACTAAGAGGCCTGTTTCCTGGGCTTTCTTTTCAG GGATGATTGGACATGTGATGACCTTTGAGGTTGGGCAAGTTCTTGATGACCCCAACTGGCAAGCCCCTGTGTACTGTTTTGAGGGAGCTAAGCAGGAACACAAGGCTGTGCTTGAATTACCATTTGAGTACAGGGGTTTGGTGAGAGAGTTCCTCAGTATTCCTATGGTCATTTGA
- the LOC105165539 gene encoding glycine--tRNA ligase, mitochondrial 1 isoform X1 produces the protein MGVLKRRAFSIWQPFRRSCTALFTTKPQSTVSSLRAPCSVTESQKKEAFRQAVLNTLERRLFYIPSYKIYGGIAGLYDYGPPGCAIKANVLAFWRQHFVLEENMLEVDCPCVTPEIVLKASGHVDKFTDLMVNDEKSGTCYRADHLLKDYCTDKLQKDPNLSAEKAANLRHVLAVLDDLSVEEVAAKIKEYGITAPDTKNNLSNPYPFNLMFQTSIGPSGSSPGYMRPETAQGIFVNFKELYYYNGNKLPFAAAQIGQAFRNEISPRQGLLRVREFTLAEIEHFLDPEDKSHPKFSEISNLEIFMFPREDQVSGRSARIITIGQAVSQGIVNNESLGYFIGRVYLFLTHLGIHKDRLRFRQHLANEMAHYAADCWDAEIECSYGWIECVGIADRSAYDLRAHADKSGMPLVAYEKYPEPREVEKLVIVPSKKQLGLAFKGNQKMVAEALEAMGEKEAMELKATLEAEGEAKFRICTIDKEVIIKKDMLSISKEKKKEHQRLFTPSVIEPSFGIGRIIYCLYEHSFYTRASKDGDEQLNIFRFPPLVAPIKCTVFPLVQNQQYKEVAKRIAKSLTTVGISHKIDITGTSIGKRYARTDELGVPFAITVDSASSVTLRERDSKQQIRVNVDEVASVIKELTDGVSKWPNILLRYPIHSSRPAVTGV, from the exons ATGGGAGTCTTGAAGAGGAGAGCATTCTCTATATGGCAGCCATTTCGTCGGAGCTGCACTGCGCTTTTCACCACGAAACCTCAGTCAACTGTTTCTTCACTGCGAGCCCCTTGCTCAGTAACAG AATCCCAGAAGAAGGAGGCATTCCGACAAGCTGTCCTTAACACCCTTGAGCGCCGTCTCTTTTACATCCCTTCCTACAAAATCTATGGTGGCATTGCTGGACTTTACGACTATGGGCCTCCTGGTTGCGCCATAAAAGCCAACGTCCTTGCTTTCTGGCGTCAG CATTTTGTCCTCGAAGAAAACATGTTAGAAGTTGATTGTCCCTGTGTTACACCAGAAATTGTCCTGAAGGCATCGGGCCATGTTGATAAGTTCACTGACCTTATGGTTAATGATGAAAAGAGTGGAACTTGTTACCGAGCAGATCACTTACTCAAGGATTATTGCACAGACAAGCTTCAGAAAGACCCTAACCTTAGTGCAGAGAAGGCAGCTAATCTGAGACATGTTCTTGCTGTTCTGGATGACCTATCTGTAGAGGAGGTTGCTGCCAAGATCAAGGAATATGGCATTACTGCTCCAGATACAAAGAACAATCTCTCCAATCCGTATCCTTTCAATCTAATGTTTCAGACATCAATTGGGCCATCTGGATCAAGCCCCGG GTACATGCGTCCTGAGACTGCTCAAGgcatttttgtgaattttaaggAGTTATATTACTATAATGGCAACAAGCTTCCTTTTGCAGCTGCACAGATTGGCCAAGCTTTCCGGAATGAG ATATCTCCACGGCAAGGTCTTTTAAGGGTCCGTGAATTTACGCTAGCTGAGATTGAACATTTTTTGGATCCTGAGGACAAGTCACACCctaaattttctgaaatttcaaatttggaaATTTTCATGTTCCCAAGGGAAGACCAGGTGTCTGGACGATCAGCAAGGATCATAACTATTGGCCAAGCAGTTTCTCAG GGGATTGTCAATAACGAATCACTTGGTTATTTCATTGGGAGAGTATACTTGTTTTTAACCCATCTTGGGATTCATAAAGACCGTCTACGTTTCCGCCAACATCTAGCAAATGAGATGGCACACTATGCTGCAGACTGTTGGGATGCTGAAATTGAATGCTCTTATGGTTGGATTGAGTGTGTTGGTATTGCCGATAGATCAGCATATGATTTGCGAGCTCATGCG GATAAAAGTGGTATGCCCCTGGTGGCATATGAGAAGTATCCAGAACCTAGAGAAGTGGAG AAACTTGTAATAGTCCCATCTAAGAAACAGCTGGGTCTTGCTTTCAAGGGCAACCAGAAGATGGTGGCTGAAGCATTGGAg GCTATGGGGGAAAAGGAAGCTATGGAGTTGAAAGCAACTTTGGAAGCTGAGGGAGAGGCAAAGTTCCGCATTTGCACTATTGACAAAGAAGTGATCATAAAGAAAGATATGTTATCGATCtccaaagagaagaaaaaggaacatCAAAGGCTTTTCACACCGTCAGTAATTGAACCATCATTTGGCATTGGAAGGATAATATACTGTCTCTATGAACATTCATTTTATACAAGGGCTAGTAAAGATGGAGATGAACAATTGAACATCTTCCGTTTCCCTCCACTGGTAGCTCCAATAAAGTGTACAGTATTTCCTCTTGTTCAGAATCAACAATACAAGGAAGTTGCCAAAAGGATTGCCAAGTCATTAACCACTGTTGGGATTTCCCACAAGATTGACATAACAG GTACCTCAATAGGAAAGAGATATGCAAGAACTGATGAACTCGGAGTTCCTTTTGCCATTACAGTTGATTCTGCATCCTCAGTTACTCTCCGAGAAAGAGATAGCAAGCAGCAAATTCGTGTTAATGTGGATGAGGTGGCATCTGTGATTAAAGAGTTAACTGATGGTGTGAGCAAATGGCCCAACATATTGTTGAGATACCCTATTCATTCATCTCGACCAGCAGTAACTGGAGTTTAG
- the LOC105165557 gene encoding random slug protein 5-like, which yields MLFLLLQDYKSQMEGMMRKEEEEEEIFYSPEKMEERNGMHTVDEKEKKRLGYMRGIVENQDPSCKETDDLTLRRFLIARDLDVEKASAMFIKYFKWRRTFVPKGFISTSEVTNQLAPKKVCIQGTDKRGCPVSVLFGARHFPCKGGTDELKRFIVFVLDKLCSRIPDGQEKLTIIADLQGYGYSNSDLRGYLAIFTILQDYYPERLGKMLVIHVPYIFMTLWKIIYPFIDENTRKKIIFVENKKLQATLLEEIDESQLPEIYGGKMQLVPIQDA from the exons ATGCTATTTTTGTTGCTTCAAGATTATAAATCCCAAATGGAGGGAATGatgagaaaagaagaagaagaagaagaaatcttTTATTCTCCTGAGAAAATGGAAGAGAGAAATGGGATGCACACCGTTGAtgagaaggagaagaaaaggCTTGGATATATGAGAGGCATTGTTGAAAATCAAGATCCATCTTGCAAG GAAACGGATGATCTGACACTGAGACGGTTCCTTATTGCGCGTGATCTGGATGTTGAGAAAGCTTCAGCCATGTTCATTAAATACTTCAAGTGGAGGCGAACATTCGTTCCAAAGGGTTTCATTTCAACATCGGAGGTCACAAATCAACTAGCACCAAAGAAGGTGTGCATCCAAGGAACAGATAAGAGAGGATGTCCCGTCTCAGTTTTGTTTGGCGCTAGACATTTTCCCTGCAAAGGTGGCACGGACGAGCTGAAAC GTTTTATAGTGTTTGTTCTGGACAAACTATGTTCAAG GATCCCTGATGGACAGGAAAAGTTGACAATTATTGCAGATCTTCAAGGATATGGCTATTCTAACAGCGACTTGCGTGGATATCTTGCAATCTTTACCATTTTACAG GATTACTACCCAGAAAGACTTGGGAAAATGTTAGTTATCCACGTACCTTACATTTTCATGACACTGTGGAAGATTATTTACCCATTCATCGATGAAAATACCAGGAAGAAG ATCATATTTGTGGAAAACAAGAAGTTGCAGGCCACTCTATTGGAAGAGATAGATGAAAGCCAGCTTCCAGAGATTTATGGAGGCAAAATGCAGCTAGTTCCTATTCAAGATGCCTAG
- the LOC105165533 gene encoding probable beta-1,4-xylosyltransferase IRX10L, which translates to MRNRRWVFAVLLFLALCLRIEAFKFHRTQRTERISGSAGDVLEDDPVGRLKVFVYELPSKYNKKILQKDPRCLTHMFAAEIYMHRFLLSSAVRTLNPEEADWFYTPVYTTCDLTPNGLPLPFKSPRMMRSAIQLISSNWPYWNRTEGADHFFIVPHDFGACFHYQEEKAIERGILPLLQRATLVQTFGQRNHVCLKDGSITIPPYAPPQKMQAHLIPPSTPRSIFVYFRGLFYDVGNDPEGGYYARGARASVWENFKDNPLFDISTEHPTTYYEDMQRAVFCLCPLGWAPWSPRLVEAVIFGCIPVIIADDIVLPFADAIPWEEIGVFVAEKDVPKLDTILTSIPIEEILRKQRLLANPSMKQAMLFPQPAQPGDAFHQILNGLARKLPHDASVYLKPGEKALNWTAGPVGDLKPW; encoded by the exons ATGAGGAATCGGAGATGGGTTTTTGCTGTGCTTTTGTTTCTTGCATTGTGTTTGAGGATTGAAGCTTTCAAATTCCATAGAACTCAGCGAACTGAGAGAATCTCCG GTAGTGCTGGTGATGTCTTGGAAGATGATCCTGTTGGAAGGTTAAAAGTTTTCGTTTATGAACTTCCTAGCaagtacaacaaaaaaattttacagAAGGACCCAAGATGCCTCACCCATATGTTTGCAGCAGAGATTTACATGCACCGCTTCCTTTTATCGAGCGCTGTTCGTACTCTTAATCCTGAAGAAGCCGATTGGTTTTACACACCCGTCTATACTACTTGTGACCTAACGCCGAATGGCCTCCCGTTGCCATTCAAATCACCACGTATGATGAGGAGCGCTATACAACTAATCTCTTCCAACTGGCCTTACTGGAATAGAACTGAAGGGGCTGATCACTTCTTCATCGTGCCTCATGATTTTGGCGCATGCTTTCACTATCAA GAAGAGAAAGCTATTGAGAGAGGAATTCTTCCATTACTCCAGCGTGCTACTTTGGTTCAAACGTTTGGACAGCGAAATCACGTTTGCTTAAAGGATGGTTCAATTACAATTCCTCCATATGCGCCTCCACAGAAAATGCAGGCCCATTTGATTCCTCCTAGCACTCCTCGGTCCATCTTCGTTTACTTCCGAGGTTTGTTTTATGATGTCGGAAATGACCCTGAAGGTGGTTATTACGCGAG AGGTGCACGGGCATCAGTGTGGGAGAACTTTAAGGATAACCCTCTCTTTGATATCTCAACCGAGCACCCAACGACCTACTATGAAGACATGCAGAGAGCTGTTTTTTGCTTGTGTCCACTTGGATGGGCTCCATGGAGTCCCAGACTAGTTGAAGCCGTCATCTTCGGTTGTATTCCTGTTATTATAGCCGATGACATCGTCTTACCATTTGCCGATGCTATTCCATGGGAAGAAATTGGTGTTTTTGTAGCAGAAAAAGATGTTCCAAAGCTGGATACAATTCTCACCTCAATTCCAATAGAAGAAATACTAAGAAAGCAAAGATTACTCGCCAACCCGTCGATGAAGCAGGCCATGTTATTTCCACAACCTGCTCAGCCTGGGGATGCTTTCCATCAAATCTTGAATGGACTTGCTCGTAAGTTGCCCCACGATGCGAGTGTTTACTTGAAACCGGGTGAGAAGGCCTTGAACTGGACTGCTGGTCCGGTGGGTGACCTAAAACCCTGGTAA
- the LOC105165498 gene encoding carbonyl reductase [NADPH] 1, with the protein MNRKQRAKERREKRREDISLLRTIPYSDHERWWTSDTVAVVTGANRGIGFEIAHQLAFHGLTVILTSRVTGVGEEAAKVLQEGGLSVVFHQLDIVDPSSIEAFSKWIKETYGGIDIVVNNAGVNFNAGSDNSVEFAEKVIATNYYGTKNMIKAMIPLMRPSDSGARIVNVSSRLGRLNGRRNRIGNIDLRKKLEDDESLSEELIDQTMNTFLEQVKDGSWKEGGWPQVFTDYSLSKLAVNAYTRLMWRTLSERPEGHKIYVTCCCPGWVKTAMTGWAGHTNPEEGADTAVWLALLPGPSISGKFFAERREINF; encoded by the exons ATGAACAGGAAGCAGAGGGCGAAAGAAAGGAGGGAGAAGAGGCGCGAAGATATCTCTCTCCTTCGTACAATTCCATATTCTGATCACGAGAG ATGGTGGACTTCCGACACTGTTGCAGTGGTGACTGGTGCAAATAGGGGAATCGGGTTTGAGATTGCGCACCAACTTGCATTTCATGGATTGACAGTTATTCTCACCTCGCGAGTGACTGGTGTTGGAGAAGAAGCAGCAAAAGTATTACAAGAAGGAGGTCTGAGTGTGGTGTTCCACCAACTAGATATTGTGGATCCTTCATCAATTGAAGCATTTTCTAAATGGATAAAGGAAACTTATGGTGGTATAGATATAGTG GTAAACAACGCAGGAGTGAACTTCAATGCCGGGTCAGACAATTCAGTGGAATTTGCTGAAAAAGTTATTGCCACCAACTACTATGGGACAAAAAACATGATCAAAGCCATGATCCCTCTAATGAGACCTTCAGATTCAGGTGCTCGTATTGTTAACGTGAGTTCAAGATTGGGAAGATTGAATGGGCGCCGGAAT AGAATTGGAAATATAGATTTGAGAAAGAAGCTGGAAGATGATGAATCGCTATCTGAGGAGTTGATCGACCAGACAATGAATACATTCTTAGAACAAGTAAAAGACGGCAGTTGGAAAGAGGGTGGATGGCCCCAAGTTTTTACAGACTATTCTTTGTCAAAATTAGCAGTTAACGCTTACACAAGGCTGATGTGGAGGACACTCTCGGAGCGGCCAGAAGGCCACAAGATCTATGTCACCTGCTGCTGTCCCGGTTGGGTGAAGACCGCTATGACTGGGTGGGCAGGGCATACTAACCCTGAGGAAGGGGCTGATACTGCAGTGTGGCTTGCCCTGCTTCCAGGTCCATCCATAAGCGGCAAGTTTTTTGCTGAGAGGCGTGAGATAAATTTCTAA
- the LOC105165507 gene encoding succinate dehydrogenase assembly factor 2, mitochondrial-like has protein sequence MASFRRALFSTVPRILSSSRTSAVAALHRPVLGSFWRFYSSNESNQSVDIDLSNEESKRRLFNRLLYRSKQRGFLELDLILGKWVEDHIHSMDESGIRSLVHVLDLENPDLWKWLTCQGQPPEAVKKNLVFMALRAKVVSNLDNHAAPETRATPGQPWVRGWDDFKKGRDGPITGNQ, from the exons ATGGCGAGTTTCAGGAGAGCCCTCTTCTCCACCGTCCCTCGTATTCTCAGCTCCAGTCGGACCTCCGCCGTCGCCGCTCTTCACAG GCCGGTATTGGGTTCTTTCTGGCGTTTCTATTCTTCGAATGAGAGCAACCAGTCCGTTGATATCGACCTCTCCAATGAGGAAAGCAAGAGGCGCTTGTTTAACAG GTTGTTGTATAGGAGTAAGCAAAGGGGTTTCCTGGAGCTGGACTTGATTTTGGGGAAATGGGTGGAGGATCACATTCATTCTATGGATGAAAGCGGAATTAGATCCCTTGTTCATGTCCTTGACCTG GAAAATCCAGACCTATGGAAATGGCTGACCTGTCAGGGTCAACCCCCGGAGGCTGTGAAGAAAAATCTG GTTTTCATGGCATTGCGGGCAAAGGTCGTTAGCAATCTGGACAACCATGCTGCTCCTGAAACTAGAGCAACTCCTGGGCAGCCATGGGTTAGAGGTTGGGATGACTTCAAAAAGGGTCGAGACGGTCCAATCACTGGGAACCAGTAG